TGTCTAAAGTTCTTGCCGATATGAATTCCGAAAAGGAAGACACGAGTTCCAAGAAGACTGACCCCCAGGCTGCAGAAAAACTGAAGGGCGTCCTAGAAAATCTCAAGCTGCATGTGGATGCCTGCTCTGCTACCATGTGCAAGCGGGACTTTGAACCCATCAAGGATATTGCGTTCAGCTCCGCTCAAGAGGCTCTGCTCAAGAAGTTGAAAGACCAGATTGGGGACTATGACTTCACGGAAGCGGGGGAGACCATCAAGGAGCTTGAAAAGACCCTTGCCTAGTGCAGGATAAATGCCGCGATAAAGGCGAGGGCTACAATCACCGCAGCTGCAATGGCGAGCGGGTTCGCCTTTTTCTTCTTGTTGCCGTATTCGTCCGTGCCGAACTCGTTTTCCACAATTTCGTCGTAATCTGGCGTTTCCAGGTCGGTAAATTCCGCGCCCTCTTTCCAGCCGGTGTCGGCGTCGCTCCCGCAATGCGGGCAGAACGTGGCGTCGTCTTTCAATTCGGAGTGGCAGTGAGGGCAGAGCATAGTAATTCGGATTTCGGAATTAGATTAAATATAAAAAGAAAAACCGCGCGGTTTTATCCGTGCGGTTTTTCAGCATGTCATTTGTGCGGCTTACGCCGCTATAGATTACAGCTTGTTGTTGGAACCAAGAACGTCGACGATCTTGTGTTCGTACATCTTCTGCATGTTTTCGCGAGCCGGCTTGAGGTACTGGCGCGGGTCGAAGTGTTCCGGATGTTCGTCGAAATACTTACGGATAGCGGCAGTCATGGCCAAGCGGCTGTCAGAGTCGATGTTGATCTTGCAAACAGCGGACTTGGCAGCTTCGCGGAGCTGTTCTTCCGGAATACCAACGGCATCCGGGAGCTTGCCACCGTGGGCGTTGATGGTGTCCACTTCGTCCTGCGGCACGGAAGAAGAACCGTGGAGCACGATCGGGAAGCCCGGGAGCTTCTTTTCGATGGCGTGGAGCACGTCGAATGCCAGGGGAGGCGGAACGAGCCTGCCAGTCTTCGGGTCGCGAGTGCACTGTTCCGGCTTGAACTTGTAAGCACCGTGGCTGGTACCGATGGAGATAGCGAGGGAGTCGCAGCCCGTACGGGTAGCGAAGTCGATCACTTCTTCCGGCTTGGTGTAGTGGGATTCTTCAGCCTGGACTTCGTCTTCCACACCGGCGAGCACGCCGAGTTCAGCTTCGACGGTCACGTCGTGCTGGTGAGCGTATTCAACAACCTTCTTGGTGAGGGCGATGTTGTCTTCGTACGGAAGAGCGGAACCGTCGATCATCACGGAAGAGAAACCGTTGTCGATGCAGTCCTTGCAGAGTTCGAAAGAGTCACCGTGGTCGAGGTGGAGCACGATCTGCGGATTGGCGCAGCCGAGTTCCTTGGCGTATTCAACAGCACCCTGGGCCATGTAGCGGAGGATGGTGCCGTTGGCGTAGTTGCGGGCACCCTTAGAGACCTGCATGATCACCGGAGACTTCTGCTTGACAGCAGCCTGCACGATG
Above is a genomic segment from Fibrobacter sp. containing:
- a CDS encoding zinc ribbon domain-containing protein, which gives rise to MLCPHCHSELKDDATFCPHCGSDADTGWKEGAEFTDLETPDYDEIVENEFGTDEYGNKKKKANPLAIAAAVIVALAFIAAFILH
- a CDS encoding class II fructose-1,6-bisphosphate aldolase, giving the protein MAVSYKELGLVNTREMFAKAVKGGYAIPAFNFNTMEQMQAIVQAAVKQKSPVIMQVSKGARNYANGTILRYMAQGAVEYAKELGCANPQIVLHLDHGDSFELCKDCIDNGFSSVMIDGSALPYEDNIALTKKVVEYAHQHDVTVEAELGVLAGVEDEVQAEESHYTKPEEVIDFATRTGCDSLAISIGTSHGAYKFKPEQCTRDPKTGRLVPPPLAFDVLHAIEKKLPGFPIVLHGSSSVPQDEVDTINAHGGKLPDAVGIPEEQLREAAKSAVCKINIDSDSRLAMTAAIRKYFDEHPEHFDPRQYLKPARENMQKMYEHKIVDVLGSNNKL